TTCTTCAGCTAAGATCTTTAACTCTTGATCTTCTTCTTTATCAGGTTCTGGAACGAACCCTTGAAAATATTTTTCTACCATGGCCAGTGTTCGGGAAAAAAGATTTCCTAAATCATTAGCTAAGTCGCTATTTAACCGATCAATTAAGGCTGAATACGAAAAGTTCCCATCTAAGCCAAAAGGAACTTCTCTTAAAAGAAAATACCGGTAAGCATCTGTGCCTACTTTTTCTCTCACTTGATAAGGATCGACCACATTACCCAGAGACTTAGACATCTTTTTTCCATCTACATTCCACCAGCCGTGAGCAAAGATCTTTTTAGGTAAATCTATCTCCGCCGCCATAAGGATGGTCGGCCAAATTATAGCGTGAAATTTTAGGATATCTTTTCCAATAATATGGACATCAGCTGGCCAATATTTTTCAAAATCTTCTCCCTTGGAAAGATATCCAATTCCACTAAGGTAATTTAACAAAGCATCAAACCAGACATAAATCACATGATGACTTTCTTTTAAGGGAACTTTTACTCCCCAATTAAAAGAAGTTCGAGTAATGCTGAGGTCTCTCAAGCCACTCTTTATTAAGTTTATAATTTCGTTTTTTTTAGATTCTGGTTGGATAAAAGTAGGATGTTCTTCGATATGCCTTAAAAGCTTATCTTGATATTTAGACATACTGAAGAAATAACTTTCTTCAGCCAGCCACTCCGTAGTCCTTCCACAAGAAGGACAATCTCTATCTTTTATTAATTGTTTTTCAGTCCAATAAGTTTCGCAAGGTATGCAATACCATCCTTCATAATTACCTAAATAAATATCACCTTTTTGATAGATTTTTAAGAATACCTCTTGAACAACTTGAATATGTCTTTCTTCTGTAGTTCGAATAAAGTAGTTATAGTTTATATTTAATTGCCTCCATAACTCTTTAAATTTTACTACAATGCGATCAGCTAATTCCTGGGGAGTTTCATTATTCTTCTTAGCTGCCCTTTCTATCTTCTCTCCATGCTCATCTGTCCCAGTAAGTAAAAAGACATTACTTCCAGATAATCTCTTATAACGAGCTAAAGTATCAGCAGCAACATTAGTATATGAATGTCCAAGGTGAGGAAGATCATTAATATAATACAAAGGAGTGGTAATATAAAATTTACTTATCTCCATCTATAATCTTTATATCCTTTACTAAAGTTTCTACTTCTTGATCGCTTTCAGCTAATCTTACATAGACTGAATTCTTAATAGGATTTACTGCCGTAATCTTGCCTTTACCTTTAGGAGTACTGACTACTGTTCCTTTTGAAGGCATGTTTTTTTTTAGCTTGCTGTAAGTTTCACATTCAAAAGCCAAGCAACACATTAGTCGCCCACAAACCCCTGAAATTTTACTAGGCGTTAAGATTAGATTTTGCTCTTTAGCCATCTTTATAGAAACAGAATTAAAATTAGTAAGAAATGAGGCACAGCATAATTTTCTGCCGCACCAACCAAATCCTCCAAACACCTTAGCTTCATCTCTAACTCCTATTTGGTGAAATTCGATTCTAGCTTTATAAGTATAAGCTAGATCTTTAGCTAATTCTCTAAAATCAATCCTCGTGTTAGCAGTAAAGTAAAGATTTATCTTACTTTTGTCAAAGTTAAGATAAACTTTAACTATCTTCATGGGAAGACCACGGTTTTGAATCTTTTTTAAGCATAATTTAAGGATCTCTT
The nucleotide sequence above comes from bacterium. Encoded proteins:
- a CDS encoding stage 0 sporulation family protein, whose protein sequence is MNNIVEIKFSHEEKTCPCFNPNLDLKRGTVCIVETEREINYGEVVAIAGITDEIASLKPSFKIIRIANDADLKQIKKNEEKAKEILKLCLKKIQNRGLPMKIVKVYLNFDKSKINLYFTANTRIDFRELAKDLAYTYKARIEFHQIGVRDEAKVFGGFGWCGRKLCCASFLTNFNSVSIKMAKEQNLILTPSKISGVCGRLMCCLAFECETYSKLKKNMPSKGTVVSTPKGKGKITAVNPIKNSVYVRLAESDQEVETLVKDIKIIDGDK
- the metG gene encoding methionine--tRNA ligase encodes the protein MSKFYITTPLYYINDLPHLGHSYTNVAADTLARYKRLSGSNVFLLTGTDEHGEKIERAAKKNNETPQELADRIVVKFKELWRQLNINYNYFIRTTEERHIQVVQEVFLKIYQKGDIYLGNYEGWYCIPCETYWTEKQLIKDRDCPSCGRTTEWLAEESYFFSMSKYQDKLLRHIEEHPTFIQPESKKNEIINLIKSGLRDLSITRTSFNWGVKVPLKESHHVIYVWFDALLNYLSGIGYLSKGEDFEKYWPADVHIIGKDILKFHAIIWPTILMAAEIDLPKKIFAHGWWNVDGKKMSKSLGNVVDPYQVREKVGTDAYRYFLLREVPFGLDGNFSYSALIDRLNSDLANDLGNLFSRTLAMVEKYFQGFVPEPDKEEDQELKILAEEVIKNVETHMENLNFNQVLDSIWNLVQYGNKFIDSQAPWRLAKDPKAKKRLATVIYNLLENLRIIAILISPFMPETSEKMYYQLGIKEEKTWQDLNSIKDWGGMRPGTKIFKRENLFPRIQGY